A genome region from Manihot esculenta cultivar AM560-2 chromosome 5, M.esculenta_v8, whole genome shotgun sequence includes the following:
- the LOC110615178 gene encoding cytochrome P450 CYP82D47, with the protein MESLFPFSASSMIIILPLITPLIYLIWKSRKASSKQRLPPEAAGGWPVFGHLHLLAGSQPPHIVLGNLADQMGPMFTIKLGVHRALVVSSWELARECFTTNDKAFAGRPKSIAMEILGYNYFMFGTSQYGDYWRQMRKIVSLEVLSNHRLQMLKHVREAEVRTAIEELYQQWIKNKNNSDKLLADMKRWFLDVTLNVVFKIVVGKRFAVSQKGEDGRESDDEWRTAMRGFFKFTGKFVVSDAFPFLRRLDLGGDEKEMKKTAKELDNIVEGWLQEHKQKRVSGEAYKGGEADFMDVLLSILEDAEELSGQDVDIINKSTCMALILGASDTTTVTLTWALSLLLNNRHVLKKAQQELDSVVGRERQVNESDMKDLVYLQAIIKEIFRLYPAAPLSVQHESIEDCSVGGYHIPSGTRLIVNLSKLHRDSRVWLNPSEFKPERFLTTHKDIDFKGQDFELIPFGSGRRMCPAVSFASQVVNLILATLLHSFEIENPSGQPVDMSESAGLTNLKATPLDVFLMPRLPPPLYAATT; encoded by the exons ATGGAGTCGCTTTTTCCATTTTCAGCCAGCTCCATGATCATCATACTACCACTAATAACACCGCTCATCTATTTGATTTGGAAATCAAGGAAAGCATCCAGTAAGCAGAGACTCCCACCAGAAGCCGCCGGTGGATGGCCTGTTTTTGGACACCTCCATCTCTTAGCAGGATCACAACCACCTCACATAGTCCTCGGAAACTTGGCCGACCAGATGGGACCAATGTTCACTATCAAGCTTGGTGTGCATCGCGCTTTGGTGGTCAGTAGTTGGGAGCTGGCAAGGGAATGCTTTACTACAAACGACAAAGCTTTTGCCGGTCGTCCTAAATCCATTGCCATGGAAATATTGGGCTATAACTATTTCATGTTTGGCACTAGCCAATATGGAGACTACTGGCGCCAAATGCGCAAGATTGTCAGCCTTGAGGTTCTCTCCAATCATAGGCTACAAATGCTTAAACATGTGCGTGAGGCTGAGGTTAGAACTGCCATTGAAGAGTTGTACCAGCAATGGATCAAGAACAAAAACAATTCGGACAAACTTTTGGCGGACATGAAGAGATGGTTTTTAGACGTAACTCTAAACGTGGTATTCAAGATAGTTGTAGGGAAGAGATTTGCAGTGTCTCAAAAAGGCGAAGATGGTAGAGAAAGTGATGATGAATGGAGAACTGCAATGAGAGGATTTTTCAAATTCACAGGGAAGTTTGTAGTGTCTGATGCGTTTCCATTCCTGAGGAGGCTGGATCTTGGCGGAGAtgagaaggagatgaagaagacTGCTAAAGAGCTAGACAATATAGTTGAAGGATGGTTACAAGAACATAAGCAGAAGAGAGTTTCAGGCGAGGCATATAAGGGAGGAGAAGCAGACTTCATGGATGTGTTACTGTCAATCCTGGAAGACGCAGAGGAGCTTTCTGGCCAAGATGTTGATATTATCAACAAATCTACCTGCATG GCTCTAATTCTAGGAGCTTCAGACACTACAACGGTGACACTAACTTGGGCTTTGTCATTACTACTCAACAATCGCCACGTCCTAAAGAAAGCACAACAAGAATTAGACAGCGTCGTCGGTAGAGAAAGGCAAGTGAACGAATCAGACATGAAGGATTTGGTTTACCTTCAAGCCATCATCAAAGAAATTTTTAGGTTGTATCCTGCTGCTCCATTATCAGTGCAACATGAATCCATAGAAGACTGCAGTGTAGGAGGCTATCACATTCCATCAGGCACACGCCTTATTGTAAATCTCTCAAAACTTCATAGAGATTCACGGGTATGGTTGAATCCTTCAGAGTTTAAACCAGAAAGGTTTCTTACAACCCACAAGGATATTGATTTCAAGGGCCAGGATTTCGAGCTAATACCATTTGGCAGTGGAAGAAGAATGTGTCCTGCAGTCTCATTTGCTTCTCAAGTTGTGAACCTCATACTTGCTACTTTGTTACATtcttttgaaattgaaaatccATCAGGCCAACCAGTTGACATGAGTGAGAGCGCTGGACTGACAAACCTTAAAGCCACCCCTCTGGATGTTTTCCTTATGCCGCGCCTTCCTCCTCCCCTTTATGCTGCTACAACGTAA